A window of the Actinobacillus genomosp. 1 genome harbors these coding sequences:
- a CDS encoding beta-ketoacyl synthase N-terminal-like domain-containing protein yields MAVYINASGRISAKNCKNRTALQLGQSIELPYFSAFDSALLSLPALYALLEHQLEQCLSSAGWAISELAEIPILLGSTAYTIADCEYRFATHQALASEPNITIIGDYLQQKYGAKVFNFATSCTSSAQAIGYAAKMIEQGKCQKVLVLGFEMFNRLTFEHFQSMGLLAQSAVEKGIILGEGIGCVALSNQESDCRILAVASLTDHFSLTNNSEQSLVRLIDKVLQKSERLPAEINAIKPHFVGGDFDEIEQAILQKIVPNRPYFLPKKELGHTLGASGALETAWLLEQLQKNTENRPLTVLNYFLGFGGSNIGWILQWK; encoded by the coding sequence ATGGCGGTTTATATCAATGCAAGCGGTCGAATTTCTGCAAAAAATTGCAAAAATCGAACCGCACTACAATTAGGGCAATCGATTGAATTGCCCTATTTTTCGGCTTTTGATTCTGCATTATTAAGCTTGCCGGCACTTTATGCATTACTTGAACATCAATTAGAGCAATGTCTTTCAAGTGCAGGCTGGGCAATCTCTGAATTAGCTGAAATACCAATTTTACTAGGTTCAACAGCCTATACGATTGCTGATTGCGAATATCGCTTTGCTACTCATCAAGCGTTAGCCAGTGAACCGAACATCACGATAATTGGTGATTATCTCCAACAAAAATATGGAGCAAAAGTCTTTAACTTTGCTACCTCTTGCACCTCTTCTGCGCAGGCGATTGGTTATGCGGCAAAAATGATTGAACAAGGCAAATGCCAGAAAGTGCTGGTATTAGGTTTTGAAATGTTTAATCGTTTAACCTTTGAGCATTTTCAGTCGATGGGTTTGCTGGCACAAAGTGCAGTGGAAAAAGGCATTATTTTAGGCGAAGGTATTGGCTGTGTGGCTTTGAGCAATCAGGAGTCCGACTGCCGAATTTTAGCTGTTGCAAGCCTGACTGATCATTTCAGCTTAACCAATAATAGCGAGCAAAGTTTAGTACGCTTAATTGACAAAGTGTTACAAAAATCCGAGCGCTTGCCAGCAGAAATCAATGCCATTAAACCACATTTTGTCGGAGGAGACTTTGATGAAATTGAGCAAGCGATTTTGCAAAAAATTGTGCCGAATCGACCGTACTTCCTCCCCAAAAAAGAGCTGGGGCATACGCTAGGCGCAAGTGGCGCATTGGAAACTGCATGGCTGTTAGAACAGTTGCAAAAAAATACTGAAAATAGACCGCTTACCGTGTTGAATTATTTCCTTGGTTTTGGTGGCAGTAACATTGGGTGGATATTGCAATGGAAGTAA
- a CDS encoding phosphopantetheine-binding protein — protein MELELQLKQLIIDSLGLEDMSVEDIETDAPLFGDDGLGLDSVDALELGLAVQKTFGLQLDSEKQNLRNHFESVATLATFIRSIKG, from the coding sequence ATGGAACTTGAACTGCAATTAAAACAATTAATTATCGATAGCCTTGGTCTTGAAGATATGAGCGTAGAGGATATTGAAACGGATGCTCCACTTTTCGGTGATGATGGGTTGGGTTTAGATTCAGTAGACGCACTTGAACTTGGTTTAGCGGTACAAAAAACTTTTGGATTACAACTAGATAGCGAAAAGCAGAATTTACGCAATCACTTTGAAAGTGTTGCGACATTAGCAACATTTATTCGCTCGATTAAGGGGTAA
- a CDS encoding type I restriction-modification system subunit M, translated as MTEQQLNQLGDTLWKIADKLRGAMNADDFRDYMLSFLFLRYLSDNYEAAAQKELGADYPKTEAEDKRTPLSVWYAENAEDIEAFEKQMRRKVHYVIQPSYLWSHIAELARTQDKELLETLESGFKYIENESFDSTFQGLFSEINLNSEKLGKNYLDRNAKLCGIISKIAEGIAKFSTNSDILGDAYEYLIGQFAAGSGKKAGEFYTPQPISTILSEIVTLDGQDPASGKKKKLEKVLDFACGSGSLLLNVRKQLGTHGIGKIYGQEKNITTYNLARMNMLLHGVKDSEFEIHHGDSLLNDWDILKEKNPAKKLEFEAIVANPPFSYRWEPTETLAEDFRFKNYGLAPKSAADFAFLLHGFHFLSDQGTMAIILPHGVLFRGGAEERIRTKLLEDGNIDTVIGLPANLFFSTGIPVCILVLKKCKKPDDVLFINAAEYFEKGKRQNRLTQEHIDKIVDTYQFRKEEERYSRCVSMEEIEKNDYNLNISRYVSTAKPEEKIDLLKVNQELIELEKQIEQATEKHNQFLKELGLPLLL; from the coding sequence ATGACTGAACAACAACTCAACCAACTTGGCGATACGCTTTGGAAAATTGCCGATAAACTGCGCGGGGCAATGAATGCCGACGATTTCCGCGACTATATGCTCTCATTCCTATTTTTGCGTTATCTCTCCGATAATTATGAAGCCGCAGCACAAAAAGAGCTGGGAGCCGATTATCCAAAAACAGAAGCGGAAGATAAACGCACACCGCTTTCTGTTTGGTATGCTGAAAACGCAGAGGATATAGAAGCATTTGAAAAGCAAATGCGGCGTAAAGTCCATTATGTCATTCAGCCGTCGTATTTATGGAGCCATATTGCGGAGCTTGCCCGCACGCAAGATAAGGAATTGCTTGAAACGTTGGAAAGTGGATTTAAATATATTGAAAACGAATCTTTTGACAGTACATTCCAAGGGCTTTTTTCTGAAATTAATCTGAATTCAGAAAAACTGGGGAAAAATTATTTGGATCGAAATGCAAAATTATGCGGCATTATCAGCAAAATTGCCGAAGGCATTGCAAAATTTTCAACTAACAGCGATATTTTAGGTGATGCTTATGAATATTTAATCGGACAATTTGCCGCAGGTTCGGGCAAAAAAGCGGGCGAATTTTATACACCACAACCGATTTCCACTATTTTGTCGGAGATTGTGACCTTAGACGGGCAAGATCCGGCAAGCGGCAAAAAGAAAAAGCTGGAGAAAGTGCTGGATTTTGCTTGCGGCTCAGGTTCGCTGTTACTTAATGTGCGTAAACAGCTCGGCACACACGGTATCGGCAAAATCTACGGACAAGAGAAAAACATCACCACTTACAACTTAGCCCGTATGAATATGCTGTTACACGGCGTGAAAGATTCCGAATTTGAAATCCATCACGGCGATTCATTATTAAACGATTGGGATATTTTGAAAGAAAAGAATCCTGCCAAGAAATTAGAATTCGAAGCGATTGTCGCTAATCCACCTTTTAGTTATCGCTGGGAGCCGACGGAAACACTGGCGGAAGATTTTCGTTTTAAAAACTACGGCTTGGCACCGAAGTCAGCCGCAGATTTCGCTTTTTTATTGCACGGTTTCCATTTTTTAAGCGATCAAGGCACTATGGCAATTATTCTGCCGCACGGCGTGCTATTCCGTGGCGGCGCGGAAGAGCGTATTCGTACAAAGCTGTTGGAAGACGGTAATATTGATACGGTAATCGGGCTTCCCGCTAATTTATTCTTTTCAACAGGCATTCCCGTGTGCATTTTAGTGCTGAAAAAATGCAAAAAGCCTGACGATGTATTATTTATCAATGCAGCGGAATATTTTGAAAAAGGAAAGCGACAAAATCGTTTAACTCAAGAACATATTGATAAGATCGTCGATACGTATCAATTTCGTAAGGAAGAAGAGCGATACTCCCGCTGTGTCTCAATGGAAGAAATTGAGAAAAACGACTATAACTTGAATATTTCAAGATACGTCAGTACAGCGAAACCAGAAGAGAAAATTGATTTGCTTAAAGTGAATCAGGAATTGATTGAGCTAGAAAAACAAATTGAACAGGCAACAGAAAAACACAATCAGTTCTTGAAAGAACTTGGGTTGCCATTGCTTCTTTGA
- a CDS encoding beta-ketoacyl synthase chain length factor, which produces MTDHCEFTFNISAWNVVANKQLSIADWQLGEAHWVKNAKNWEDFIPKLAFLPAIKRRRLSDSARLFFEAAWELLPSEQANIPVVYASNNSEINRSFGLWHTLLQDGDVSPTSFSLSVHNALVGQWSEFRQVTAETISITASQDNLESALLEAYLLLNDGADRVLVVVAESPLLENYNAQPIERQPFAYALALVVTKGEQYQLSLVAKDSVNTTACLAKDNALTWVQNHYTNSVQWQTKSTNGKVWQWRKN; this is translated from the coding sequence ATGACAGACCATTGTGAATTTACATTTAATATTTCAGCATGGAATGTTGTAGCTAATAAACAACTTTCCATTGCTGATTGGCAACTAGGTGAGGCGCATTGGGTTAAAAATGCAAAAAATTGGGAAGATTTTATCCCTAAATTAGCGTTTTTACCGGCAATTAAACGCCGTCGTTTAAGTGATTCAGCTCGGCTTTTCTTTGAGGCTGCTTGGGAGCTATTACCGTCGGAACAGGCAAATATTCCGGTTGTATATGCTTCAAACAATAGTGAAATTAACCGTAGTTTTGGTTTGTGGCATACGCTATTACAAGATGGTGATGTTTCACCTACCTCATTTAGTTTATCGGTACATAATGCATTAGTCGGACAATGGTCTGAATTTCGTCAAGTGACGGCTGAGACCATATCTATTACTGCTTCGCAAGACAACTTAGAGTCCGCTTTGTTAGAAGCTTATTTGCTCTTGAATGACGGAGCAGACCGTGTGCTCGTTGTTGTGGCGGAAAGCCCATTATTAGAAAACTATAATGCACAGCCGATTGAACGTCAGCCTTTTGCATATGCACTAGCATTGGTAGTCACAAAAGGTGAGCAATATCAGCTGAGTTTGGTTGCAAAAGATAGCGTGAATACGACCGCTTGTTTAGCAAAAGATAATGCTTTAACGTGGGTTCAAAACCATTATACGAATAGTGTGCAATGGCAAACTAAAAGTACAAATGGAAAGGTATGGCAATGGCGAAAAAATTAG
- a CDS encoding acyl carrier protein, with translation MKYTFTLEPNLLELELKKLIVNESEKDEFEPQDIADNEPLFGEQSRIQLDSLDALQIAVVLQAHFKVRLQGDRMVRKHMMNVADLAKFIRDSHQ, from the coding sequence ATGAAATATACATTTACCTTAGAACCTAATTTACTCGAATTAGAACTGAAAAAATTAATCGTAAACGAATCCGAAAAAGACGAGTTTGAACCGCAAGATATTGCGGATAACGAGCCACTTTTTGGTGAGCAAAGTCGTATCCAGTTAGATTCGCTCGATGCTTTGCAAATCGCAGTGGTGTTGCAAGCGCATTTTAAAGTTCGTTTACAGGGCGATAGAATGGTGCGTAAGCATATGATGAATGTTGCCGATTTAGCTAAATTTATTCGGGATTCGCATCAATAA
- a CDS encoding acyl carrier protein, translating into MTEQEIQTLLVNALETLFEVDPKSITPETNLYEDLEIDSIDAIDLIDHIKRETGHKLQAEDFRNVRTVADVVQAVVKISQKGEE; encoded by the coding sequence ATGACTGAACAAGAAATTCAAACATTATTGGTAAATGCGTTGGAAACTTTGTTTGAAGTTGATCCGAAGAGCATTACGCCGGAAACAAACTTATATGAAGATTTAGAAATCGATAGTATTGATGCGATTGACTTAATTGATCATATTAAACGTGAAACAGGACATAAATTACAAGCCGAAGATTTTCGTAATGTTCGTACCGTTGCCGATGTGGTGCAGGCGGTTGTGAAAATCAGC
- a CDS encoding lysophospholipid acyltransferase family protein, with protein sequence MAKKLDWLRRFLGTMLGFVLFGVLGISYRIILSPYVKYVKNGDLSHVLQARCSVGKIWAFFVKYLVAVGVLEVEYHGFERLGRKGQLIVANHPSLLDVVLIFSKESRLNCIVKKDLLDNPVMVDPIIACGFLPNSESEEVLEKSHQILQEESLLLFPEGTRTGWDGVVNLHRGAVSIGLRSAEVITPIIIKMSPPNLKKGQPWYKIPSQKIRYQLTVAEDIDPKALLAEKPLPIASRRLKKQLEDLFNSHTHTI encoded by the coding sequence ATGGCGAAAAAATTAGACTGGCTGCGTCGATTCTTAGGGACGATGTTGGGTTTTGTGTTATTTGGCGTATTAGGAATCAGTTATAGAATTATTCTTTCTCCTTATGTTAAATACGTGAAAAACGGTGATTTGTCTCATGTTTTGCAAGCTCGCTGTTCAGTGGGGAAAATTTGGGCATTCTTTGTCAAATATCTAGTTGCCGTCGGTGTTCTTGAAGTGGAATATCATGGTTTCGAACGACTTGGACGTAAAGGTCAATTAATTGTTGCTAATCATCCTTCTCTATTGGACGTGGTGTTAATCTTTTCAAAAGAAAGCCGTTTAAACTGTATCGTAAAAAAAGATTTGCTTGATAATCCGGTCATGGTTGATCCTATTATTGCATGTGGTTTTTTGCCTAATTCCGAAAGTGAAGAAGTATTAGAAAAAAGCCATCAGATTTTACAAGAAGAGTCGTTATTGCTTTTCCCTGAAGGTACTAGAACAGGTTGGGATGGTGTAGTTAATTTGCATAGAGGTGCCGTATCTATCGGCTTACGTAGCGCAGAAGTAATTACTCCGATTATAATTAAAATGTCTCCGCCGAATTTAAAAAAAGGTCAACCTTGGTATAAGATTCCTTCGCAGAAAATTCGTTATCAATTAACGGTTGCCGAAGATATTGATCCGAAAGCGTTATTAGCGGAAAAACCATTGCCTATCGCTTCTCGTCGGTTGAAAAAACAATTAGAAGATTTATTTAATTCACATACTCATACAATTTAA